Proteins encoded by one window of Ulvibacter sp. MAR_2010_11:
- a CDS encoding CPBP family intramembrane glutamic endopeptidase, whose amino-acid sequence MYIKQAYNYLHDWWRYLLGGIVIFLASQLGALPLIGLASYKLIQDGGSLQDLEDPNVIMTILDSNLTLFLMLLSFAIGLVVLYFWVKYVHKQPFTTVTTSRKKTDWGRVWFGFVLIAVTTIVLTSIDYYTNPEDYVLQFDLVPFVILAVIAIVMIPLQTSFEEYLFRGYLMQGIGVAAKNKWVPLVVTSVIFGGLHFFNPEVGKLGNIIMVYYIGTGFFLGIMTLMDEGMELALGFHAGNNLVAAMLVTADWTVFQTNSILKDVSEPSAGLDVLAPVLIIYPIFLGIMAWRYKWKGWGDKLFGRIEPPEPIIEQETL is encoded by the coding sequence ATGTACATTAAACAAGCTTATAATTATTTACACGATTGGTGGCGGTATCTTTTAGGAGGCATCGTTATTTTTTTAGCCTCCCAATTAGGTGCATTGCCGTTAATAGGGCTCGCATCCTATAAATTAATTCAGGATGGCGGCAGCCTTCAGGATTTAGAAGATCCTAATGTGATCATGACCATCTTGGATTCTAATCTCACCCTATTCTTAATGCTGTTGAGCTTCGCCATAGGATTGGTGGTGCTTTATTTTTGGGTGAAGTACGTTCATAAACAACCATTTACAACAGTTACAACCTCCCGCAAGAAAACAGACTGGGGACGCGTATGGTTTGGCTTCGTACTTATAGCCGTGACAACCATCGTACTTACTTCGATCGACTATTATACCAACCCTGAAGATTATGTGCTGCAATTCGATTTGGTACCATTTGTTATTCTGGCAGTTATCGCCATAGTGATGATTCCTTTGCAGACCAGCTTTGAGGAATACTTATTTAGAGGTTATCTAATGCAGGGGATTGGTGTTGCAGCAAAGAATAAATGGGTCCCTTTGGTTGTAACTTCTGTGATTTTTGGGGGCTTGCACTTTTTTAATCCCGAGGTAGGAAAACTGGGGAACATCATAATGGTGTACTATATAGGAACGGGCTTCTTCTTAGGAATTATGACCCTCATGGACGAAGGAATGGAACTTGCGCTCGGTTTTCATGCCGGAAATAATTTGGTAGCAGCTATGCTGGTAACGGCAGACTGGACTGTTTTTCAGACCAATTCAATTTTAAAAGATGTATCTGAACCTTCAGCGGGGCTGGATGTACTCGCACCGGTATTAATTATCTATCCTATATTCCTAGGAATTATGGCATGGCGCTATAAATGGAAAGGTTGGGGTGATAAACTCTTTGGAAGGATTGAACCTCCCGAGCCAATAATTGAACAGGAAACTTTATAA
- a CDS encoding o-succinylbenzoate synthase yields the protein MNATLKKHILNFKIPGKTSRGVMKTKETWFLILQHANKWGIGECAMLRGLSVDDRPDYEAKLHWVCENIYLGEEVLYNSLTEFPSLQFGVETAFKSLESESPFHLFPSAFISEEVGIDINGLVWMGDTAFMKQQIREKLDQGFGCIKMKIGAIDFASEIDLLKSIRKEFSASQIELRVDANGAFSPSEALEKLKILSDLQLHSIEQPIRQGQWQEMARLCEDTPLPIALDEELIGIFSSEDKKELLQTISPQFIILKPSLIGGFAGSDNWIAVAKKFGVDWWATSALESNVGLNAISQYTFTKNSKLPQGLGTGSLYTNNIPSPLKVERGKLFYSREKTWNPEEIFQFKNS from the coding sequence TTGAACGCCACCCTTAAAAAACATATCCTAAACTTCAAAATTCCAGGGAAAACCTCCCGCGGAGTGATGAAAACCAAAGAAACCTGGTTTCTCATACTACAACATGCAAACAAATGGGGGATAGGAGAATGTGCCATGCTTCGCGGATTATCGGTAGATGACAGACCAGATTATGAAGCTAAATTGCATTGGGTTTGCGAAAATATTTATTTGGGGGAAGAGGTGTTGTACAATTCGCTTACAGAATTTCCATCCCTTCAGTTTGGTGTAGAAACAGCTTTTAAATCTTTAGAAAGTGAATCTCCCTTCCATTTATTTCCATCGGCATTTATTAGTGAAGAAGTGGGTATCGATATTAACGGACTCGTTTGGATGGGGGATACCGCGTTTATGAAGCAACAGATTCGGGAAAAATTGGACCAAGGCTTCGGTTGTATTAAAATGAAGATAGGAGCTATCGATTTTGCTTCAGAAATAGATCTATTGAAATCCATCCGGAAGGAATTTTCAGCTTCACAAATTGAATTACGCGTAGATGCCAACGGCGCCTTTTCTCCTTCTGAAGCCCTCGAAAAACTAAAAATATTGAGCGATCTTCAGTTGCATTCCATTGAGCAACCAATAAGGCAAGGGCAATGGCAGGAAATGGCGCGATTGTGTGAAGACACGCCCTTACCTATCGCCTTGGATGAAGAACTGATTGGTATTTTCTCTTCCGAAGACAAAAAAGAACTACTGCAAACCATCTCTCCGCAATTCATAATATTGAAGCCGAGTCTTATTGGAGGTTTTGCCGGGAGCGACAATTGGATTGCTGTTGCTAAGAAATTTGGTGTCGATTGGTGGGCGACTTCGGCCTTGGAAAGTAATGTAGGATTAAATGCGATTTCGCAGTACACGTTCACAAAAAATAGTAAATTGCCACAGGGTTTGGGGACCGGTAGTTTGTATACAAATAATATTCCCTCACCCCTAAAAGTAGAGCGCGGAAAGTTGTTTTATTCTAGGGAAAAAACATGGAATCCCGAAGAAATTTTTCAATTTAAAAATTCGTAA
- a CDS encoding four helix bundle protein — translation MHRFKDLEIWKQGRLFCKVIYEITANFPENEKFCLVNQLRRASVSIPSNIAEDSSRKSDNDFSRFLEITIGSCYEIETQLLIANDLGFLMEEDLQIILSKLEAIIKMTSKFKSTLK, via the coding sequence ATGCATAGATTCAAAGATTTGGAAATTTGGAAACAAGGCAGGTTGTTTTGTAAAGTTATTTATGAAATAACTGCCAATTTCCCTGAAAATGAAAAATTCTGTCTTGTAAACCAGTTAAGAAGAGCCAGTGTATCCATACCGTCAAATATAGCTGAAGACTCATCCAGAAAATCAGACAACGATTTCTCCAGATTTTTAGAAATTACAATAGGGTCCTGTTATGAAATTGAAACCCAATTACTGATTGCGAATGATTTAGGATTTTTAATGGAAGAAGATTTGCAAATAATATTATCAAAACTAGAAGCAATTATAAAAATGACTTCAAAATTTAAATCAACCTTAAAATAA
- a CDS encoding metal-dependent hydrolase, giving the protein MKITYYGQNSLGIEVSDVHILIDPFISGNPLSKDKIDIMSLKADYILLTHAHQDHILDAEAIAKNTNATIVSNYEIAMYYQAKGIEVHPMNHGGSWDFEFGNVKYVNAIHTSSFPDGTYGGQPGGFVIEGERKNIYIAGDTALTMDMKLIPMSIKLDLAILPIGDNFTMGVDDAIIASDFVKCDKVLGVHYDTFGYIEINHEEAVKKFYDAGKDLMLLEIGSSLEL; this is encoded by the coding sequence ATGAAAATTACTTATTACGGACAAAACAGTTTGGGAATTGAGGTTTCCGATGTACATATTTTAATTGATCCCTTTATTTCGGGGAATCCCTTGTCGAAAGACAAAATTGATATTATGTCCCTCAAAGCCGATTATATCTTACTTACACATGCGCATCAGGATCACATACTCGACGCCGAAGCCATCGCAAAAAACACCAATGCAACCATTGTAAGCAATTATGAAATTGCGATGTATTATCAGGCCAAGGGTATTGAAGTACACCCAATGAATCACGGGGGAAGTTGGGACTTCGAGTTTGGAAACGTAAAATACGTAAATGCCATTCATACCAGTTCTTTTCCTGACGGGACCTACGGTGGACAGCCCGGCGGATTTGTTATTGAAGGAGAACGAAAGAATATTTACATCGCGGGAGATACCGCGCTTACCATGGATATGAAACTCATCCCCATGTCGATAAAACTCGACCTAGCCATTTTACCTATTGGAGATAATTTTACTATGGGAGTGGACGATGCCATAATTGCAAGCGATTTTGTTAAATGCGACAAGGTGCTGGGTGTGCATTACGATACCTTTGGCTATATAGAAATAAATCACGAGGAAGCCGTAAAAAAATTCTATGACGCGGGAAAAGATTTGATGTTACTGGAAATTGGAAGTTCCTTGGAACTTTAG
- the menA gene encoding 1,4-dihydroxy-2-naphthoate octaprenyltransferase — MTKVRAWISAARLRTLPLSLSGIITASAAALEINAFTYLIFGLALATTLGFQILSNFANDYGDGVKGTDNNDRVGPARALQSGLLTRKELKTGMAVTAIITLFIASMLIFAAFGNENFILSVVFFNLGIAAIIAAITYTVGKRAYGYRALGDVFVFVFFGIVGVMGCYFLYTQQVSNYIVLPAITIGLLSAAVLNLNNMRDRLTDAMVNKNTLAVILGEKPVKLYHALLIGIAFLSALVYFFLNATTLMEYLPLIAFIPVFLNVVTVFKNEAPALLDPELKKVALSTFLFSVLFFASNFF; from the coding sequence ATGACAAAAGTACGCGCCTGGATTTCTGCCGCACGTTTACGAACTCTGCCCTTGTCCCTTTCAGGAATTATCACCGCCAGTGCCGCAGCGTTGGAAATCAATGCTTTTACCTATTTAATTTTCGGTCTTGCCTTGGCAACCACATTGGGCTTTCAAATCCTCTCCAATTTTGCGAACGATTACGGCGATGGGGTAAAGGGCACCGATAATAACGATAGAGTAGGGCCGGCTCGGGCATTGCAAAGTGGTTTACTTACTCGTAAAGAATTAAAAACAGGAATGGCTGTTACGGCAATTATCACCTTATTTATTGCCAGTATGCTAATTTTTGCTGCGTTTGGTAATGAGAATTTCATCTTATCGGTTGTATTTTTTAATCTGGGGATTGCAGCAATTATAGCCGCAATTACCTACACTGTTGGGAAGCGAGCCTACGGCTACCGGGCTTTGGGAGACGTTTTTGTTTTTGTTTTCTTCGGAATTGTGGGCGTCATGGGATGCTATTTTCTCTATACACAGCAAGTCTCTAATTACATAGTACTCCCGGCAATTACCATTGGATTGTTAAGTGCTGCTGTGCTAAACCTGAATAATATGCGGGACCGCTTGACCGATGCTATGGTGAATAAGAATACTCTCGCCGTGATCCTTGGTGAGAAACCCGTAAAACTATACCATGCACTCTTAATTGGAATTGCATTTTTAAGCGCTCTAGTCTATTTCTTTTTGAATGCTACCACATTGATGGAATATCTTCCGCTCATTGCCTTTATTCCTGTTTTTTTAAATGTGGTAACCGTATTTAAAAATGAAGCTCCTGCGCTTTTAGATCCCGAATTGAAGAAAGTTGCATTAAGTACTTTTTTATTTTCAGTCTTGTTTTTTGCTTCAAATTTCTTTTAG
- a CDS encoding DoxX family protein: MSNATRYNIGLLLLRLSFSALILLHGIPKLIELLQGNFEFGDPLGMGEAASKVLAVIGEVICPILIIIGYKTRWAAIPTIITMGVVAFIVQAADPIGAKEKALLFLFGFLVIALLGAGKYSIDKK; this comes from the coding sequence ATGTCAAACGCTACCCGCTACAACATTGGATTATTACTCTTACGCCTAAGTTTTTCGGCCTTAATACTTCTTCATGGTATTCCAAAATTAATTGAACTTTTACAAGGCAATTTCGAGTTTGGAGATCCTCTTGGTATGGGTGAAGCTGCTTCAAAAGTACTGGCAGTTATAGGGGAGGTAATTTGTCCTATACTCATCATAATAGGCTATAAAACCCGCTGGGCAGCGATTCCAACTATCATAACCATGGGAGTCGTGGCATTTATTGTACAAGCAGCCGATCCAATTGGTGCGAAAGAAAAGGCTTTATTGTTTCTTTTCGGATTCCTTGTAATTGCGTTACTTGGTGCCGGAAAGTATTCGATCGATAAGAAGTAA
- the holA gene encoding DNA polymerase III subunit delta produces MPLDKAKSIISGIKAGDLKPIYFLMGEEAYYIDGISKFIEDTVLTEEEKGFNQMVLYGRDVTVDEIISSAKRYPMMAEKQVVIVKEAQDLSRTIESLVSYVENPQPTTVLVICYKYKTLDKRKKLAKLIDKAGVLFEGKKLYENQVPDWIRRVLVGKGYTITPKAAQMLVEFLGNDLGKVNNELEKLQLILRPGEQITPQLIEENIGISKDFNNFELQNAIGSKDIKKAFTIIQYFSQNPKNHPMVMTVAILYTFFSKLLKYHALSNKSEAPKVLGVSPYFIKDYQEAARNYPMKKVSSVISSIREIDMKSKGVGAANLSQGDLLKELLVKIFD; encoded by the coding sequence GTGCCTTTAGACAAAGCCAAAAGTATTATTTCCGGCATCAAAGCCGGTGATCTTAAACCCATTTATTTTTTAATGGGGGAAGAGGCCTATTATATTGACGGAATTTCAAAATTTATTGAGGACACGGTACTTACCGAGGAGGAAAAAGGGTTCAATCAAATGGTTTTATACGGTCGGGATGTTACTGTCGATGAGATTATAAGCAGCGCAAAGCGCTATCCCATGATGGCCGAAAAGCAGGTGGTTATCGTAAAGGAAGCTCAGGATCTGTCCCGAACCATCGAAAGTTTGGTTTCTTATGTTGAAAATCCGCAGCCTACCACAGTTTTGGTGATATGTTATAAATACAAAACGCTGGATAAACGCAAAAAACTGGCAAAATTAATAGACAAAGCCGGAGTCCTTTTTGAAGGCAAGAAATTGTATGAAAATCAGGTGCCGGACTGGATTCGGAGGGTTTTGGTAGGAAAAGGATACACTATTACTCCAAAGGCGGCGCAGATGCTGGTTGAGTTTTTAGGAAATGACCTTGGGAAGGTAAATAACGAACTGGAAAAGTTGCAATTAATACTGAGGCCGGGAGAGCAGATAACGCCTCAATTAATTGAAGAAAATATTGGGATTAGCAAAGATTTCAACAATTTCGAATTGCAGAATGCCATTGGCTCGAAGGATATCAAAAAGGCATTTACCATTATTCAGTATTTTTCACAAAATCCGAAAAACCACCCAATGGTGATGACGGTTGCGATTTTGTACACTTTTTTTTCTAAATTATTGAAATACCACGCGCTTTCAAACAAATCGGAAGCCCCGAAAGTACTTGGCGTGAGTCCTTATTTCATAAAAGATTATCAGGAGGCGGCTCGAAATTATCCCATGAAGAAAGTTAGTTCTGTTATATCTTCCATTCGGGAAATAGATATGAAAAGTAAGGGGGTGGGCGCCGCGAATCTCTCGCAAGGTGATTTGTTAAAAGAACTGCTTGTTAAGATATTTGACTAA
- a CDS encoding type I restriction enzyme HsdR N-terminal domain-containing protein translates to MQKLNFPEYQFRFKSNENKPLIFDEIRKKFVILTPEEWVRQHVLQLLLSEKKYPASHINIEKQLKLHNTVKRYDIVVFNSDGSIHLIIECKAPIVPITQETFDQIARYNMALDSTLLMVTNGIDHYFCKMDFENERYIFLKDIPSYIPK, encoded by the coding sequence ATGCAGAAGTTAAACTTCCCGGAGTATCAATTTCGTTTCAAAAGTAACGAAAACAAACCATTGATTTTTGATGAAATCAGAAAAAAGTTTGTAATTCTTACCCCCGAAGAATGGGTTCGGCAACATGTGCTTCAGTTATTGCTTTCAGAAAAAAAATATCCGGCCTCTCATATCAATATCGAAAAGCAATTAAAATTGCACAACACTGTTAAACGCTATGATATTGTAGTTTTTAACAGCGACGGAAGCATCCATCTTATTATTGAATGTAAGGCACCAATTGTCCCTATTACTCAAGAAACATTCGATCAGATCGCACGTTATAATATGGCCCTAGATTCCACTTTGCTCATGGTTACCAACGGAATAGATCACTATTTTTGCAAAATGGATTTTGAAAACGAGCGCTATATTTTTTTGAAAGATATTCCTTCCTATATTCCCAAATAA
- a CDS encoding glycosyltransferase family 2 protein: MNVAVVILNWNGKTLLEEFLPSVVLYSENATVYVADNASTDASVAFVTENFPSVKIIQNKTNGGYAKGYNDALANLSEEIYVLLNSDVEVTENWLDPVIAEFKKDKSLVAAQPKILDYNNKTYFEYAGAAGGFIDALGYPYCRGRIFNTIEPDNNQYDDIIYIFWATGACLFVKKDAFWNAGGLDEDFFTHQEEIDLCWRMLARGGNIKYIGTSKVFHVGGATLASGNPKKTFYNFRNTLLMLVKNVKGPKLWAIIFMRLLLDGLAGVQFLFQGKIAHSFAILNAHLSFYGLFFKFLKKRKIHATNYCYCSKISVVWNYFVLKKQNFKEGY; this comes from the coding sequence GTGAATGTAGCGGTAGTCATATTAAACTGGAATGGAAAGACATTACTGGAAGAGTTTTTACCTTCGGTGGTACTCTATTCTGAAAATGCGACTGTGTATGTAGCAGACAATGCATCTACCGATGCTTCGGTTGCCTTTGTTACTGAAAACTTTCCGTCGGTGAAAATCATTCAGAATAAGACAAATGGAGGTTATGCAAAAGGTTACAATGACGCATTGGCAAATCTTTCCGAAGAAATTTACGTATTGCTCAACAGTGATGTAGAAGTGACGGAGAACTGGTTGGATCCTGTTATTGCCGAATTTAAAAAAGACAAATCGCTTGTTGCTGCCCAACCAAAGATTCTCGACTACAACAACAAGACTTATTTTGAATATGCCGGTGCAGCAGGTGGTTTTATAGATGCTCTGGGCTATCCCTATTGTCGGGGTCGGATTTTTAACACCATAGAACCAGATAACAATCAATACGACGATATCATATATATTTTTTGGGCCACAGGAGCTTGTTTATTTGTTAAGAAGGATGCTTTTTGGAATGCCGGTGGCCTGGATGAAGACTTTTTTACACATCAGGAGGAGATAGATCTATGCTGGCGAATGCTGGCCAGAGGAGGAAATATAAAATACATAGGTACTTCTAAAGTTTTCCATGTTGGTGGCGCAACCTTAGCTTCGGGTAATCCCAAAAAAACATTTTATAATTTCAGAAACACACTTTTAATGTTGGTTAAAAATGTAAAGGGTCCAAAATTGTGGGCAATCATTTTCATGCGATTGCTTTTAGATGGTTTGGCGGGTGTACAATTCTTATTTCAGGGAAAAATTGCACATTCCTTTGCAATACTTAATGCACACCTTAGTTTTTACGGCTTATTTTTTAAATTCCTCAAAAAGAGAAAGATACACGCGACAAATTATTGTTATTGCTCTAAAATATCGGTTGTATGGAACTATTTTGTTCTAAAAAAACAGAACTTTAAGGAAGGCTACTAA
- a CDS encoding OmpA family protein — protein MKKLLILTLCSGLLLTSCVSKKKYSELETKQKQTQDLLNTATVKLNSCLTDKAAADARALALQERLADMKKTNEDLIQSSKDLTMLTSKGATNLEKSLESLKEKDLKISRLQDALTKKDSVTLALVSSLKKEVGMNDQDITINVEKGVVFISLSDKVLFKSGSYNLSNRANEILGKVATVINSKPDFEALVEGHTDNVPFQSGVLIDNWDLSAKRATAVVRKLMELGANPAQLIAAGRSEFVPIVPNTTADNKSTNRRTKIYVLPKIDQFYDMIEKEMKTLEGGN, from the coding sequence ATGAAAAAACTTTTGATATTAACTTTATGCTCCGGCTTGCTACTCACGTCGTGTGTTTCGAAGAAAAAGTATTCGGAATTGGAGACAAAACAGAAGCAAACACAGGATTTATTGAACACTGCAACAGTGAAGTTAAATAGCTGTTTAACCGATAAGGCAGCAGCCGATGCAAGAGCTCTGGCGCTTCAGGAAAGACTTGCAGACATGAAAAAAACTAATGAAGATTTAATTCAAAGTTCAAAGGATTTGACCATGCTTACCTCAAAGGGAGCTACAAACCTTGAAAAATCTTTAGAAAGCTTAAAAGAAAAAGATCTTAAAATCTCTCGTTTACAGGATGCACTTACCAAAAAGGACAGTGTGACACTAGCTTTAGTATCAAGCCTTAAGAAAGAGGTAGGTATGAACGATCAGGATATTACGATCAATGTTGAAAAAGGAGTAGTATTTATTTCGCTGAGTGATAAGGTATTATTCAAGAGCGGAAGCTACAACTTATCTAACCGTGCTAATGAAATATTAGGTAAGGTAGCCACTGTAATTAACAGTAAACCCGATTTCGAAGCACTTGTTGAAGGACATACAGATAATGTTCCTTTCCAAAGTGGTGTATTGATCGACAACTGGGATCTAAGTGCAAAACGTGCAACAGCCGTAGTACGTAAATTGATGGAGCTGGGAGCCAATCCTGCACAGTTGATTGCTGCCGGACGTAGTGAATTTGTACCAATAGTCCCTAACACTACAGCAGACAACAAATCTACAAATCGTAGAACAAAAATATATGTGTTACCAAAAATCGATCAGTTTTATGACATGATTGAGAAAGAAATGAAAACACTTGAAGGTGGTAACTAA
- a CDS encoding flagellar motor protein MotB, translated as MKRILFLLVISSLVLGSCVSKKEFIELEGKYKKSQDLLNSTTVKLNSCLTDKAAMEARLTEIQARLADMKKTNEDLIQSSKDLTMLTSKGAANLEKSLESLKEKDLKISRLQDALSKKDSVTLALVTSLKREVGINDPDIEINVEKGVVYISLSDKLLFKSGSYEISARASEILGKVAKVINGKPNFEAMVEGHTDNVPYKNGLLLDNWDLSVKRATAVVRALQDLGISPGRLVAAGRGEYVSLVPNDTAENRATNRRTRILVLPKIDQFYDMIEREMKTLSEGGN; from the coding sequence ATGAAAAGAATTTTATTCCTCTTGGTTATTTCTTCGCTTGTTTTAGGTTCATGCGTGTCTAAAAAAGAATTTATCGAATTAGAAGGCAAGTACAAAAAATCTCAGGATTTACTAAACTCTACTACTGTTAAATTAAATAGTTGCTTAACCGATAAGGCTGCTATGGAAGCAAGGTTGACTGAAATTCAAGCTCGCCTGGCAGATATGAAGAAAACAAATGAGGACCTTATTCAAAGTTCTAAAGATCTTACCATGTTAACTTCAAAAGGAGCTGCCAATCTCGAAAAGTCATTGGAAAGCCTGAAGGAAAAAGACTTAAAAATTTCTCGACTACAAGATGCACTCAGCAAAAAAGACAGTGTTACCCTGGCTTTGGTAACCAGTTTAAAGAGAGAAGTGGGCATTAACGATCCGGATATCGAGATCAATGTTGAAAAAGGGGTTGTTTACATCTCCCTTTCGGATAAACTACTTTTTAAGAGCGGTAGTTATGAAATTTCTGCAAGAGCTTCCGAAATACTCGGTAAAGTCGCTAAAGTAATTAATGGCAAACCAAACTTTGAAGCGATGGTTGAAGGGCATACAGACAATGTTCCTTACAAAAATGGATTACTGCTGGACAATTGGGATTTAAGTGTGAAACGAGCTACAGCAGTGGTGAGAGCGCTTCAGGATTTGGGCATAAGTCCGGGGAGGTTAGTAGCTGCCGGACGTGGCGAGTATGTATCATTGGTGCCAAATGACACAGCAGAAAATCGCGCGACTAACAGACGTACTCGTATTTTAGTACTGCCTAAAATCGATCAGTTCTACGATATGATTGAAAGAGAAATGAAAACACTTTCTGAAGGTGGTAACTAA
- a CDS encoding DinB family protein translates to MKKLILPFLVFALVSFTTSNVKLTDFEREKAVKEMTKTHDLLLDAVAGLSDEQLNFKSSPDSWSIAECVEHIAISENNIFGMQQGTLKTPADPSKRDQVKMTDDQILEMIVDRSTKFKTQEPFEPTGKYGTYAATLDEFKNRRIENIDYVVNTDDDLRNHYMELPFGVLDAYQGLLFMSAHTERHVRQIEEIMSDENFPEE, encoded by the coding sequence ATGAAAAAACTAATCCTTCCTTTTCTAGTATTTGCGCTAGTTAGTTTTACTACTTCAAACGTAAAATTAACCGATTTTGAAAGAGAGAAAGCCGTTAAAGAAATGACCAAAACACACGATTTATTATTGGATGCTGTGGCAGGTCTTTCAGATGAACAATTAAATTTTAAAAGCAGCCCTGATTCCTGGTCTATTGCCGAGTGTGTTGAACATATCGCAATTTCAGAAAATAATATCTTCGGCATGCAGCAGGGTACGTTAAAAACTCCGGCAGATCCTTCCAAAAGAGATCAGGTTAAAATGACCGATGATCAAATATTGGAGATGATTGTAGACAGAAGTACCAAATTTAAAACTCAGGAGCCTTTCGAGCCTACCGGTAAATACGGGACGTATGCTGCAACCTTGGACGAATTTAAAAACCGAAGAATTGAAAACATCGACTATGTGGTTAACACAGATGACGACTTGAGAAATCATTATATGGAATTGCCTTTTGGCGTCTTAGATGCTTATCAGGGGTTATTGTTCATGTCTGCCCATACCGAGCGCCATGTGCGTCAGATTGAAGAGATAATGAGCGATGAAAATTTTCCGGAAGAATAG
- a CDS encoding nuclear transport factor 2 family protein, with product MNESEALIEAFYKAFANLDAEAMVACYNRDIIFEDPAFGILKGNHAGNMWRMLCESQKGKDFKVTYSNISPSAEGGFAHWEALYTFSKTGRKVHNRITAQFEIKDGKITRHTDRFNLYNWASQAFGIKGRLIGWTPFFQKKLQQQTNAMLSKFEAKNNLN from the coding sequence ATGAACGAGTCTGAAGCTTTAATAGAAGCATTTTATAAGGCATTTGCCAATCTCGACGCCGAAGCAATGGTAGCGTGCTACAACAGAGACATTATTTTTGAAGATCCCGCCTTTGGTATATTGAAAGGAAATCACGCAGGGAATATGTGGCGTATGCTCTGTGAATCGCAGAAAGGAAAGGATTTTAAAGTTACCTATTCCAATATTTCTCCTTCTGCCGAAGGTGGTTTCGCTCATTGGGAAGCATTGTACACCTTCAGTAAAACAGGAAGAAAAGTACACAATAGAATTACGGCTCAATTTGAAATAAAAGACGGGAAAATAACGCGTCATACAGACCGGTTCAATCTTTATAATTGGGCGAGTCAGGCTTTTGGAATTAAGGGCCGGTTGATAGGTTGGACACCCTTCTTTCAGAAAAAATTACAGCAACAAACCAATGCTATGCTTTCAAAATTTGAAGCAAAAAACAATTTGAATTAA
- a CDS encoding L-threonylcarbamoyladenylate synthase, translating into MAEFIKIYKENPNPKDVRKVVDIIRNGGLVIYPSDTVYALGCDIKNTRALERVAHLKGIKLDKANFAFVCENLSNLSDYVRQIDTATFKILKRALPGPYTFILPGNNNLPTVFKKKKEVGIRVPDNAIVQAIVRELGNPIISTSIKDEDEVIEYTTDPELIFEKWEHKVDVVVDGGYGGNIPSTVIDLTQGEPLLIREGKGSLEI; encoded by the coding sequence ATGGCCGAATTCATTAAAATTTATAAAGAGAATCCAAATCCCAAAGATGTCCGAAAAGTTGTGGATATTATTCGAAATGGCGGCTTGGTAATTTATCCCAGCGATACGGTTTATGCCCTGGGATGTGATATAAAAAATACCAGAGCACTGGAACGTGTTGCACATTTAAAAGGCATAAAATTGGATAAGGCAAATTTCGCCTTTGTTTGTGAAAATTTAAGCAATCTTTCAGACTATGTACGTCAAATAGACACTGCGACATTTAAGATTCTAAAGCGTGCCTTACCCGGACCCTATACCTTTATTTTGCCCGGAAATAATAATTTACCCACGGTTTTTAAAAAGAAAAAAGAGGTGGGTATTCGTGTCCCGGACAATGCCATTGTACAAGCAATTGTACGTGAACTTGGTAACCCTATAATTTCTACTTCCATTAAAGATGAAGACGAAGTAATCGAGTATACCACCGACCCCGAGCTAATTTTTGAAAAATGGGAACACAAGGTAGATGTTGTAGTTGATGGGGGTTATGGTGGAAATATTCCGTCTACGGTAATCGATTTGACCCAGGGAGAACCGTTGTTAATACGTGAAGGAAAGGGTTCTCTGGAAATTTAA